CGATAATCAGCGCCACAAGCAGCATCAACAGACCCACCAGATCCATGAGTTTGCGGCCAACAAACCCACCGGCGATCGGGTTGGCTTTCCACATTTTGCTTGCGCCGTAGCGAAGATGGTTCATCCACGACAGCCCCGACCACAGTGCTGTTAAACCACCGATACCGGCGATTGCGCTGCGCTGTTCAATCGCGGTGTCAATCACCTCATTGAGGGTGTCGCCAACGGTCCCGTTTACTGTTTTAGTGATCTCGTCTTGGATCTGCCGCAGCGTATCTGGGTCGTTGACCAACGCAAATGCGGCACCCGCGAACAGCAGCATCAAAATTGGGAACATCGACAGCACCGAAAAATAGGTGATGCCGGCCGCGTATTGGTTGCCGCCCATTTTGGCGTATCGCTCCTGCATGAGCATGAGATGATCGAACCAGCCCCACTTTTCGCGGAGCTCTGCAATCTTGCCCGGCTCATCCTCGTGGGTGCGCTCAATACCGTATTCGTCAGTGTGTTTACTATCAGGTTTGGTAGAAACCGCCACAGGAATCCTTTTCTTCTTCGCTTCGCCGCATCATTGCGACGTTCGGCATCACAGTGTGGATGTTGTTGTGTTCGCGGGGAATGCCCACAGCCGGGTTGCTGGAAAGCGATCCTGCTGCAAGTGCCCGCCGCGAAAGAGACCAACCTGGCATGATACCGGTCGCATCGGTGTTTCTCCCAGCTCGGGTGGGTGAAACTGGTCAAACGTTACGGAAGCGCAATACTCCAGGGACTGTTTGTGGCATACTTGCCGACTTTGCGGTAGCGAGATGCTCTCCAGTGCGTCATCCGGCCATCAACCGCTTGCCCTTGCAGGGACAACGATCCCCCACTCCAACACAGGGCGGCACCCCCCTCACCATCTCCGCAACCTGTCTTTAGTGAGGTGCTTGCCCAACCCGCATCAGGGGTGCTTCCCGCGCAAGGGAATACAAGAGTGCATCGACAATGCACTTTATTTGTCAGACACCCGCATGGAGTGCGGGTAATTCGCCATACCCACCACAGGAGGTCGCCTAAACCAATTAGGTGATAGCAAAACCGCTGGTAACTCGGGCGTGTTAGTGATGTAACAGCAAATGGGCAGATGTCTGGCAGATCACAACACGAACGCAATTGCCCCCGTTAATGGGTGCTTTCCAAGGAAAAATTCACCCCAGGTTATACCGTGCGGGGGTAGCAATAGGGAACAAAATCCCTGGTTGGAGCATTTACCCCGTGTCCGTTTTGCCCACTTTTCCCAAATGCTTCACAAAGCACAACTGTGGCCAGTAGGTTTGCTTCCCAAGCTCATCTGCTGCTTCACATTCGGCTGCAACTTGTGACGGTGATTGCATCGCACCTGGCGCAGAAGGCAAGCGGTGCCCCATCCGGGATCGAATGTCCCAGATACCCCGGCTACCTGATGGGCGTCTGCAAGTCGGCACTCCCTTCACCGGCGTCATTGCGCACCCTGATGTGTGTGACATGGCACAGGTGCACTTCACCGCCAACATCTTGCGTTCTCATTTGGAAAGGAACCTACGAAACTCACATGACGAACCCCGCTGTCCCCCAGCGTCGGATCCCCACCGAGGCGGAGTTTATCGCCATGGAATCGACGCCCCAGTTTCACCAGCTTCGCTCAACATTCCGGAAATTTGCCTTCCCGGTCACCATCGCGTTTCTCGCCTGGTATCTCTTCTTCATCGTGGTGGCAACCTATGCCTACGACTTCGTCACCACTCCAGTATTCGGCGTTATCAACGTTGGCATGATCCTCGGTCTTGCCCAGTTCGCTACCGCCGGGTTGATCACATGGGCATATGTCCGTTTCGCTGATCGCACCCTTGATCCGTTGACCGCCGAAATTCGGCACGAATTAGAAGGAGGTGCCTAACACATGAGGACACATCTACTCGCCCAAGAAGCTGTCGATACCGGCAATCCGCTGCTCAATATTGGCATTTTTATTCTTTTCATCGTCGTCACCATGACTGTGGTGGTGCGCGCTACCCGGAAAACCTCTCAGAAAGGCTCCGACTTCTACACTGGTGGCGCATCATTTTCCGGCTGGCAAAACGGGCTGGCGATCTCCGGGGACTATCTGTCCGCGGCCGCGTTCCTCGGCGTAACCGGTGCAATCGCCCTGTACGGCTATGACGGATTCTTGTATTCGGTGGGCTTCCTGATTGCGCTGCTTGTCGCCTTGGTGCTGGTTGCTGAACCGTTGCGAAACACCGGCCGATTCACTATGGCTGACGTGTTGTCTTTCCGACTCAAGCAGCGGCCGGTACGTACTGCTGCGGCGATCTCCACACTGTCGATTTCCTTGTTCTATCTCATCGCCCAGATGGCTGGTGCTGGCGGTTTGGTTGCACTGCTGCTCGGTATTCAAGGCAAAGTCGCCCAGTCTGGGGTGGTCGCCATCGTTGGTGTGCTGATGATTATCTATGTGCTTGTCGGTGGCATGAAAGGCACCACATATGTGCAGATGATCAAAGCAGTGCTGCTGGTCGGCGGCTCGATCATCATTACCGTGCTGACATTCTGGGTAGTCAAGGGCGGTTTCAATGAGGTGCTCACCCAGGCAGTCGCCAATCATCCCAAAGGTGAAGCAGTGCTAGGCCCTGGTTTGAAGTACGGCAAAAATGAGCTCACCAAGCTCGACTTCATCTCCCTTGGCATGGCGCTGGTGTTTGGCACCTCGGGTCTGCCTCACGTCTTGATGCGGTTCTACACTGTGCCAACCGCCCGGGAAGCCCGCCGCTCAGTGACGTGGACAATCGCTATTGTTGCATTGTTCTTCCTGCTCACCGTGGTGATGGGTTTTGGTGCGGCGGCACTCGTTGGCACCGATGCGATCACCAGCGCCCCAGGTGGGGTGAACTCCGCGGTACTGTTGTTGTCCGCGAAAGTCGGCGGCACCATCTTTATGGCCTGTATTTCTGCGATTGCCTTCGCCACTATTTTGGCGGTGGTGGCAGGGTTGGCGATTACTGCTTCCGCATCGGTGGCTCACGACATCTATAACTCGGTGCTGCGCGACGGCAAAGCAACCGAAGAAGAACAAGTCCGGGTTTCCCGCATCACCGTGGTCGTCATCGGTATTTTGGCGATCGTGCTCGGCATTGGGGCGATTGGGCAAAACATTGCCTTCCTGGTCGCCTTGGCTTTCGGTATTGCCGCCTCGGCAAACCTGCCAACGATTCTCTATTCGCTGTACTGGAAGCGGTTTAACACCACCGGTGCCGTGTGCAGTATCTATGGTGGGCTGCTCACCAGTGTGATTCTGATCATTTTCTCCCCGGCAGTGTCCGGCACCCCAACGTCGTTCCTTGGCGAGAATATTGATTTTGCCTTCTTCCCCCTC
The Corynebacterium choanae DNA segment above includes these coding regions:
- a CDS encoding DUF485 domain-containing protein, coding for MTNPAVPQRRIPTEAEFIAMESTPQFHQLRSTFRKFAFPVTIAFLAWYLFFIVVATYAYDFVTTPVFGVINVGMILGLAQFATAGLITWAYVRFADRTLDPLTAEIRHELEGGA
- a CDS encoding solute symporter family protein codes for the protein MRTHLLAQEAVDTGNPLLNIGIFILFIVVTMTVVVRATRKTSQKGSDFYTGGASFSGWQNGLAISGDYLSAAAFLGVTGAIALYGYDGFLYSVGFLIALLVALVLVAEPLRNTGRFTMADVLSFRLKQRPVRTAAAISTLSISLFYLIAQMAGAGGLVALLLGIQGKVAQSGVVAIVGVLMIIYVLVGGMKGTTYVQMIKAVLLVGGSIIITVLTFWVVKGGFNEVLTQAVANHPKGEAVLGPGLKYGKNELTKLDFISLGMALVFGTSGLPHVLMRFYTVPTAREARRSVTWTIAIVALFFLLTVVMGFGAAALVGTDAITSAPGGVNSAVLLLSAKVGGTIFMACISAIAFATILAVVAGLAITASASVAHDIYNSVLRDGKATEEEQVRVSRITVVVIGILAIVLGIGAIGQNIAFLVALAFGIAASANLPTILYSLYWKRFNTTGAVCSIYGGLLTSVILIIFSPAVSGTPTSFLGENIDFAFFPLTNPSIIAIPMGFLLGIVGTLLGKPDNFAGKAAEMQVRSLTGVGVEKAVAH